AGCGGGCTTTCGGTACATTGTAAACAAGTATTTTGCACTTTCAACCCACTATGACAGCGACATGGGATTTGGCGGAGGCTTAACATTAACGTATTAAAAATAAAAAAAATATGGAACATCAGCATGAGCACCAGCATCACGAAATGCCGGAAATGACCGGTCATCAGCATGACAAGCACCATAACGCCGATCACGGCAGCGATCAGCACATGGGTCATGCAGGCCATGACCACTACGCCATGATCGCGGATTTTCGAAAGCGTTTCTATGTCGTACTGGTGCTAACGATACCCATATTACTGCTATCACCGATGATCCAACATTGGCTGCATTGGCAGCTCAGCTTTTCCGGCAGTCAGTATATACTTTTCGTACTTTCCAGCATTGTATTTGTTTACGGCGGCTGGCCGTTCTTAACCGGGTGGTTTTCAGAAATGAAAGCTAAAAATCCCGGCATGATGACTCTCATCGGATTTGCCATCACGGTCGCCTATGTTTACAGTGCCGCCACTGTTTTCGGCTTGAAAGGCATGGACTTCTTTTGGGAACTCGCTACACTGATCCTGATCATGCTGCTTGGGCACTGGATCGAGATGAAGTCAGTGGCAGGCGCGTCACGGGAGTTAGAACTGCTGGTACAGTTAATGCCTTCCGATGCACACCTGGTACACGGCGAGCATATCATGGATGTCAAAACGGATACGCTGAAAGAAAACGACCTGATCCTTATTAAGCCAGGCGAAAAGATCGCTGCTGACGGTCTAGTGGAAGAAGGCGACAGCTATTTAAATGAGTCCATGCTGACCGGTGAATCAGCGCCGGTACAAAAAACCAAAGGGCAAAAGGTGATCGCGGGTTCCGTGAACGGGAATGGCTCCTTAAAAATACGCGTCACCCACAGCGGTAAAGATTCCTACCTGTTTAAAGTTGTTGACCTAGTGCGAAGTGCACAGGAAGCCAAATCGAATACGCAACTGTTAGCCGATAAAGCGGCCAGGTGGCTGACGCTTATTGCGCTGTTAGCCGGTATAGCAACATTTGTGGTCTGGATCAGCCTGGGCCGTGACCTGGCATTTGCAATGGAACGCATGGTAACGGTCATTGTCATATGCTGCCCCCATGCACTTGGCCTGGCGGTGCCGCTGGTGGTAGCAAAATCCACTTCCTTGTCTGCCCAGCATGGACTGCTGATCAAAAACAGAACGGCATTCGAAAACGCCCGGAAGATCACTTCCATTGTGTTTGACAAGACTGGAACGCTGACGAAAGGAAAATTTGAAGTGTCACGAATTGTAGCGGGTGACGGCCAGAATGAAGACGAAATCATTCGATTAGCCGGAGCATTGGAAAGCAATTCCGA
This Mucilaginibacter defluvii DNA region includes the following protein-coding sequences:
- a CDS encoding copper-translocating P-type ATPase produces the protein MEHQHEHQHHEMPEMTGHQHDKHHNADHGSDQHMGHAGHDHYAMIADFRKRFYVVLVLTIPILLLSPMIQHWLHWQLSFSGSQYILFVLSSIVFVYGGWPFLTGWFSEMKAKNPGMMTLIGFAITVAYVYSAATVFGLKGMDFFWELATLILIMLLGHWIEMKSVAGASRELELLVQLMPSDAHLVHGEHIMDVKTDTLKENDLILIKPGEKIAADGLVEEGDSYLNESMLTGESAPVQKTKGQKVIAGSVNGNGSLKIRVTHSGKDSYLFKVVDLVRSAQEAKSNTQLLADKAARWLTLIALLAGIATFVVWISLGRDLAFAMERMVTVIVICCPHALGLAVPLVVAKSTSLSAQHGLLIKNRTAFENARKITSIVFDKTGTLTKGKFEVSRIVAGDGQNEDEIIRLAGALESNSEHPIATGITAEATKRKLKLPLASDFKAITGRGVEAIVEQKRIMVVSPGYLEENKVQLPANYNQAGNETVVFVLIDDQMAGFIALADTVRPESADAIATLHENGIKSLLLTGDNKQVAESVSEQLRMDGFFAEVLPHQKLEKIKDLQQKGEFVAMTGDGVNDAPALAQADIGIAVGSGSDIAAETAGIVLVNSNPKDIVKLILFGKATYRKMIQNLSWATGYNVVTIPLAAGVLYDQGILLSPAIGAVLMTVSTVVVAINASLLKVKT